A window of the Miscanthus floridulus cultivar M001 chromosome 14, ASM1932011v1, whole genome shotgun sequence genome harbors these coding sequences:
- the LOC136505791 gene encoding uncharacterized protein — translation MGFLICCARLLQLLLLLLTTATPPVAAQPPSPARALDAALQDYAFRALSARPRTGIVYNATVPGNLTGIAASALRLRSGSLRRRSFAGYFQFALPPGVVVQPHVERVVLVYHDLGNWSDRYYPLPAGYTYLAPVLGLLAYDAANLSAVGLPELSIVASGGPISVAFGGVRAVPAGGVTPRCVVFDLDGVPQFRDLEGTNVCTTSRQGHVSIVVNSSEIAPAPAPAPAPPPAGAIAPPIPTEGGGKKGSSDAWKIAVGVVGGAAALGLLAALLLCLVRYKRDKKLQLMERNAEVGETLRMAQVGRTQAPVALGTRTQPVIENNYAA, via the coding sequence ATGGGCTTCTTGATCTGCTGCGCCCGCCTcctccagctgctgctgctcctccttacCACCGCCACCCCACCAGTGGCGGCGCAGCCGCCGTCGCCCGCGAGGGCCCTCGACGCGGCGCTGCAGGACTACGCGTTCCGTGCGCTGTCAGCGCGCCCGCGCACCGGCATTGTCTACAACGCCACCGTGCCGGGCAACCTCACGGGCATTGCGGCGTCCGCGCTGCGCCTGCGGAGCGGCAGCCTCCGCCGGAGGAGCTTCGCGGGCTACTTCCAGTTCGCGCTCCCGCCGGGCGTCGTCGTGCAGCCGCACGTCGAGCGGGTGGTGCTCGTGTACCACGACCTCGGCAACTGGTCCGACCGCTACTACCCGCTCCCCGCCGGGTACACCTACCTCGCGCCCGTGCTGGGGCTGCTCGCCTACGACGCGGCCAACCTGTCGGCCGTGGGGCTGCCGGAGCTCAGCATCGTCGCGTCGGGGGGACCGATCTCTGTGGCGTTCGGCGGTGTCCGGGCGGTGCCGGCAGGTGGTGTGACGCCGCGGTGCGTGGTGTTCGATTTGGATGGCGTGCCGCAGTTCCGGGACCTGGAGGGAACCAATGTGTGCACGACGTCTCGGCAAGGGCACGTTTCAATTGTCGTGAATTCCAGTGAGAttgctccagctccagctccagctccggcTCCACCTCCAGCTGGCGCGATTGCTCCGCCGATACCGACTGAGGGAGGTGGTAAGAAGGGGAGCTCAGACGCGTGGAAGATTGCTGTCGGCGTGGTTGGGGGTGCTGCAGCGTTGGGGCTGTTGGCTGCGCTTCTGCTGTGCTTGGTGAGGTACAAAAGGGATAAGAAACTTCAGCTCATGGAGCGGAATGCGGAGGTTGGGGAGACATTGCGGATGGCGCAGGTTGGGCGGACGCAGGCGCCTGTGGCGTTGGGGACGCGGACACAACCGGTGATTGAGAACAATTATGCTGCATAG
- the LOC136503061 gene encoding uncharacterized protein yields MSGRGRGRGRGGVPPHPPPPPPLSIEQLLAVQTQIMQALVQNQQNQQGGGAPRDKRGEFLKGRPPVFSHATDPLEVDDWLRAVEKQLNIAQCNDQQKVLHASGQLQGEAQDWWESFEYGRPANAPSVTWQEFRENFRSYHIPEGLIELKQEEFRALKQGSMSVAEYRDKFAQLSHYAPNEVANDADKQCRFLKVQGDGGQEEEASGPGLWK; encoded by the exons atgtctggaagaggaagaggccggggtcgtggaggtgttcccccacatccaccaccaccaccgccactgtCTATTGAGCAACTCTTGGCAGTACAGACACAGATCATGCAagcgttggtgcagaatcagcagaaccaacagggtggtggagcaccacgtgataagcgtggtgaattcttgaagggccgtcccccggtgttctctcatgccactgatccactggaagtagatgattggcttcgtgcagtggaGAAGCAGCTCAACATAGCACAATGTAATGATCAACAGAAGGTGTTGCATGCTTCAGGGCAGCTCCAGGGAGAagcacaagactggtgggagtcattcgagtatggacgtcccgccAACGCTCCTTCTGTCACCTGgcaggagtttagagagaatttcagatcctaTCACATACCTGAGggactgatagagctcaagcaggaggagttccgagctctgaagcagggatccatgtccgtcgctgagtaccgtgacaagtttgctcaattgTCACAttatgctccaaatgaagtggctaatgatgctgacaagcaatgccgctttctcaaag tgcaaggagatggaggccaagaagaggaggcttcagggccAGGCCTCTGGAAGTAA